The DNA segment CTCCCGCGTAGAAGGCCACGCGGAACGGCACGAAGACGACTGGATCGCAGCTGTCGCCGCGGGCGGCGAACTGCTCGGCGCGCTGGTCCTGCGCGGCCACCCGGGCCTCGATCCCGTCGACCAGCGCACTCTGGAACGGGCCGGGATGGTCACCTCGCTCCTGCTGCTCGCCCGCCGCTCCGCCGCCGAGGCCGAACAGCGCGTCCGGGGCGAGCTGTTGGACGACCTGCTCGACGCCCGCGACCGTGACCCTCGTCTGCTGCGCGAGCGCGCGGCGCGGCTGGCCGCCGACCTCGATGCCACCCACGTGGTCCTCGCCGCCCGTCTCGAAGCGACCGCCGCCGACGCCGACCAGGAGGCAGCCGCCCGCAGACGCCTGTGGTCCGCCGCGTCCCACCTCGCCGCCACCCGGCACGGTCTGGCCGCCGCCCGCGACGGCGGCACGGTCCTGCTGCTCCCCCTCGAAGCGTCGGACACGGCGACCGACCTGGCCCGCCGCGCCGCCCGCCATCTCGGCACGGCCGTCCACGAGGCGGTCACGGTCGGAGCCTCCGCCCCGGTCGAGAACCTGGCCGCCCACCCGGAGGCCGTGGCCGCCGCCTACGAGGAAGGCCGGCGCTGTCTCGACGCCCTGCGGCTGCTCGGCCGCTCCGGGGACGGCGCCGCCGCGGAGGACTTCGGGTTCGTGGGACTGCTGCTGGCCGGTGACCGCGACATCGCGGGCTTCGTGGACCGCACGATCGGCAAGGTCGTCTCTTACGACGACCGCCGCGGCACCGACCTGTTGCGCACCCTCGACGCGTACTTCGCCTGCGGGATGAGCCCGGCCCGCACCAAGGACGAACTGCACGTCCACGTGAACACGGTCGCTCAGCGCCTGGAACGCGTCGGCCGCCTTCTCGGCGACGACTGGCAGAGCCCCGCCCGCGCCCTCGAAATACAACTGGCCCTGCGGCTGCACCGGTTGTCCACCCCGGCACAGCGCTGACCCCCGCACGCGCGAGCGTACGGGGGCCGGTTCTCGGATCAGGGTCCGTGGTGCTTCAGACGGTGTGCGCGTTCGCCGACCGGGCCGTCACGGGCTCCGCGTCGTCCACGGGCTCGATGTCGGCCAGGTCGCGGTGGCGGGTCTCCTTGGCCAGGCCGACCGCGATCACCGTGAGGACGGCCGCGGCGATGACGTACAGGGCGATCGGGGTGGAGTTGCCGTAGTCGGACAGCAGGGCGGTGGCGATCAGCGGTGCGGGGGCGCCCGCCGCGACCGAGGCGAACTGCGCGCCGATCGAGGCACCGGAGTAGCGCATCCGGGTCGCGAACATCTCGGAGAAGAAGGCGGCCTGGGGTGCGTACATGGCGCCGTGCAGCACCAGTCCCACGGTCACCGCGAGGATCAGGTTGCCGAAGCCGCCGGTGTCGATGAGCGAGAAGAACGGGAACATCCACAGCCCGACGCCGACCGCGCCCAGCAGATAGACGGGCCGGCGGCCGATCCGGTCCGACAACGCACCCCAGGCCGGAATGACGGCGAAGTGCACGGCGGAGGCGATGAGTACTGCATTGAGGGCGGTCTGCTTGGAGATGCCGGCCGAGGTGGTGGCGTAGACGAGGATGAAGGCGGTGATGACGTAGTAGCTGATGTTCTCCGCCATACGCGCGCCCATCGCCACCAGCACATCACGCCAGTGGTGCCGCAGTACGGATACCAGCGGCAGCTTCTCGGCCGGGGCCGCATGTGCGACCTTGCGCGCTTCCGCCTGGGCCAACGCCTGCTTGAAGACAGGCGATTCATCGACAGACAGACGAATCCACAAACCGACGATCACCAGTACACCGGAGAGCAGGAACGGGATCCGCCAGCCCCAGCTGACGAAGGCGCTGTCCGACAGCAGGGCCGTCAGCAGCGACAGCACGCCGGTCGCCAGCAACTGGCCCGCGGGCGCGCCGGTCTGCGGCCACGAGGCCCAGAAACCACGCCGCCGCGCGTCCCCGTGCTCGGACACCAGCAGCACGGCCCCGCCCCACTCACCACCGAGCGCGAAGCCCTGCACCAGGCGCAGCACGGTCAGCAGCACGGGCGCCGCGGTGCCGAGGGTCGCGTGCGTCGGCAGCAGCCCGATCGCGAAGGTCGCCCCACCCATCAGCAGCAGACTCAACACCAGCAGCTTCTTGCGGCCGAGCCGGTCGCCGTAATGCCCGAACACAAGCGCACCCAGCGGACGGGCGGCGAACCCGACGGCGTACGTCAGGAAGGACAGCAGCGTGCCGACGAGCGGATCGGAGTCCGGGAAGAACAGCTTGTTGAAGACGAGGGCGGCGGCGGAACCGTAGAGGAAGAAGTCGTACCACTCGATCGTGGTGCCGATGAGGCTGGCGGCGACTATGCGCTTGAGATTCCCGGATGGTGGGGGAGCGGTTGCTGCGGAGGCCATGTGCGCCACTTCCTCGTGTGCGGTGGGGACGGGTAGGTTTTCGCACACCGTAGAAACGTGCAGGTCAGGCGCACATGTGGTGGGACAACATAGTTCAGTGCCGGGCTATGCGTCTGGCCCCCATGCCCGCTCGTCGGGGGGTGATTGAAGGGCTCGACGGGGCCAGAAGGCGAGTGCCTGTGATGTGTCATTACTGGTGATTTGACGGTGGCGTGCTGACTCCGGTGCTGGTTTGGTGCTGACTGAAAGCCCATGTCATCACCCGTCTTCACCGTTCCCGTGCTGACTTGGTGCTGACTACGCTGCGTTGAAGTCCGGCGTTTGGTGTTGATCGGGCAAGCGATCCTGATGGGCAACTCCAGGGTCGTCTCGCTGTTTGCAGAGCGCCTCTTCGACGCAGACAGCGGACCTTGAACGGGCTTCGCGAGGTCTGCCCTGGGGCGCAGCGGTGTCACTTGATGTCGGGAGATTCTTGGTCTGCTCGCGGTGCGCCCTACGTGGCGCTGTGATCGTCGAAACGAGAGTCGGCGGGGATCTGAAGGCCTTTGACCGATATGGGGTCTGTGAGGGAGGGGACACCGAGGTCGGTCGCCAGGCTTGCGATATCCGCGTGGAGCGCGCCGAGCGGGGTCAAGACTTTGGTGCACGCGCGCACTGCGTGGCCGGGCCTGCCCCTGACCCAGGGCACGCACACACCCCCGCCGGGACCGTCGTTCAGTCGGCGATGTCGACCCCGTATCCGCGTGCGAGGGCGTCCAAGCCGTGGTCGTAGCCTTGGCCGACGGCTCGTAGGCGCCAGACCGGACCTCTGCGGTAGATTTCCGCGAGCAGCATGCTGCGTTCGGTGGTGGCGGCGTCCAGGGTGGCCCGGGCGAGAGGTGCCCCGCTGCTGCCGGGGGCCGCACCGATCTGGATCGCACCGACCGTTCCGAAGGCGGCGGCGCCGTCGATGGCCGCAGCGACGACGACCTTGCGCGTTGCGGGTGGCAGGGATGCCAGGTTGAGGGCGATGGTCTGTTCGGCCGGGCCGCCGGTCAGCAGTCGCACAGTTCCGGCGGGGCTCTCCGGAGCTCCGTAGAAGATGAAGTCCTCGTCGAAGGTGACCTGTTCGTCCTCGTCGAGGAGGAAGGCGACGACGTCGATCTCGTAGTCGGTGTGCGGGGCCCAGCCGGCGGTGACATACCACTCCCGCGCGGGTCTGCCGTGCGGCATGGGCAGGTCGATGACGCCGCCTCTCGGCATCACGTGCGGTTCCTGAGGCCGGAGAACTTCTTCGACCGGGGCGGTGGCGGGTGGAGTGGTGAGCCAATGGAGGTCGTGCACGGGGAGTCCAAGGGCAGTGATGCGGCTCATGCGCCGGTCACCCTCCCCTCCCGGCAGCAGTACGACATCGGTGACGCTGGCGGACAGGTTGACCGCCGCGGACCCGCCCAGCTCGACGACGCGGGTACGAGCCGCCGCGGCATCGGCATGGGCACCACCGAGCACCAGCACGCGACGCCTGGCCAGGGGCTTGCCCAAGGTGCCGACGGAGGGCTCCGGTTGGCGCGGAGCGGGTACTGACACACCAGAAGCGGCCGTGTGGGGGGTGGCTGCTTCCGAGAGGGGCGCGGTAGGGGCTGTGACGGGAGCCAACTCCGCGGGCACTACGACTGGTTCCGCTTCCGGCTCAGCCACGGGGACGGCAACGACGGCCGTCGCCTCATGCAATGTCCCCGGCCGTACGTCGGCCAGCAGTCGCAGGAAGGTGTGCTCGTCGATGACCGGCACGCCTTCGGCGAGTGCGCGTCGGGCCTTTGCCGAATCGGACGCTGGTTCATTGGTGACCAGCACGCTGGTGTGTCGGCTTACGGAGGTCATCATGTTCAGCCCGGCGGCAACCGCCCGCCCGACCAGCTCCGCCCGGGCATGGGCGGTCTCGCCGGTGATCGCAACTTTCATCCCTTGCTGGAGAGGTCCGGCGGGAATGAGCCGTCCCGGATTGCGGTAGGCGCAGGGGGTCTTCGGCGGCTTCGGCGTGAACTGCGATTCCGCCCGGGGCGGGCAGGTCACGAGCGGCAAGGGCAGATCGAGCTGTGCTGCCTCGCGCAGGGACGCCCGCAGGATTCCGGCCAGTACACGGGTGTCGTCCAGCGCATCGTGAGCACGCTGCTGGGGGACGCCGTAATGGGCGGCGAGGGTACCGAGCTTCATGTCGTCTGTCGGCGGATCCACCTGGCGATTCAGTGCAAGGGTGCAAAGCCGCTGCGACACCGGCAGCCACATGCGAGCCCGGGCGAACTCGTAGGCCAGGAAGTCGTAGTCGAACTGGGCGTTGTGGGCGACCAGGACCCGGTCCTGAAGCATCGCTCCGATCCGCCCGGCGACCTGGTCGAACGTCGGCGCACCGCGCAGTCGCTCGACGGTCAGCCCGTGCACCTCAACCGGTCCCGGATCGCAGCCCGGATTGAGCAGCGTCGAGAACTCCCCGGTCTGCTCGCCGTCCGGACCAATCGTGATCACCGCGACGGACAGCACGCGGTCTCGCCGGGCTATGAGGCCCGACGTTTCCACATCAACCAAGGCCCAGTCGTAGGCGTAGTCGTCCATGGCGGGCACATCGAAGGAGGTGGAGACGAGATTCATGGCGGCAAGGATGATCTGATATCCAGTCCTCCTTCAACCTGTATGGCGATTTGCCCTCATCTAGACCCGTACTTCGCGGGTCGTTGATTCGTATGGTGTGACCGGTCCGGGGGTGTCCCCGGGCCGGTGGTGTGGCGTTGGGTGTGTCGAAGTCTTCCCGGTCCCCGCGGACACGGTCCCAGCGTCAGCGCTTTGAAGTAGCGGTTACCTCCGTGGTGGAGAAACGTCTGGGCGCTCTGCCTGTCGTTTCCGAGTTCACTCGTCGGCTGGATCTGTCCGGTATCGTCGATGGAGTGTGTCCGGGCGGTGCGAGTGCGCTGGTGACGCACAGGCAGGTGATCGAGGCACTGGTGGCCAATCGGCTGACCGCGCCCGCACCGTTGGTGCGGGTTGGAGACTGGGCCCGCACCTGGGCGGTGTAGGAGGCCTTCGGGATCGACGCCGGCCTACTCAACGACGACCGGCTTGCCCGGGCCATGGACGCGATCGCCCCACATCTGGAGCACATCACCGGGACCGTCGGGGCGCGGGCGATCGGAGAGTTCGGCATCGATGTATCCCGCCTGCACTGGGACATGACCAGCATGTCCGTGCAGGGCGCTTACCCGGCCGAGGGTCAGGATGAGGACGCCGCCCGGCGTAACTCCCCTGCCGCAAAGGCGACATATGCGGCTCCAGCAAAGAGCATGCCTGGGATCGCAAGCATGGACCGCTGATCGCTCTCGAGGACGGCCTCGTACTGGCTGTGCGAAACCTCAATCGTGCCGCGTGCGTAGGGAGTCGTGTCGAAAACGAAGTATCGGCCATCCTTGACCTCTGGCGCCTGCAAGTTCCCCGCGTCAGCCGTGCTGAAAAGCATCAGCAGGACTCCCGAGATTGCCAGAGCTCCAAGAACTGCCTGCAACCTGCCAGGCAGACATCGAAAGGCGAGCCACATCGAGTGCCGGTCTGCCCCACTCAGGAACATGCGCACCAAGGCAGCTATAAACATTGGGAAGAGAAGCACCACGATCGCCACCATCGGCCACTTCGAGCCCGACAGCGGCAAGGTCCCCGGCAGCCACGTGAGCCCGGCGAGCAACAGCAGCACGGTACTCAACCCGGCCGCGATCCCCCCGTGCAACTTGAAACTCCACTCCATACCCCAGAGCCTGCCACGCGCGCCGCCTCAACCTCATTGCCGGGGCTCGGCAGAGATGACTGCTCCCCGATGCCGGGTTCCGCTTCGAGCCAGCAGATGAACTGCCTTCGGAGCTGAGGCCAACACCGGCCCCCAGCATGGTCGGCAACAAGAACCAAGTTCAGAGAAGGCGTCATCAACCAGGGCCTGTTCTACCTGGCGTGGCTGATGGACCATCGCGCCGAGTTCGAGCACCTGGTCCGCGACCGGCTCGGGGTGACGGCCGCGTCCCAGGTCCTGTGGAGCGGCCCGCGCCTGATCTGTATCGCTGGCGACTTCACGCGCTACGACGTGCATGCCGTGCGTGAGCACCGGCGGTCGATCGACCTGGTCCGCTACCGACTCTTCGGCAGCGACTTGCTCGGGCTTGAGACTGTGGCGTCCGCGAGCGGCGTGGCACGCCGGGCGCGCCGCCAGGCGGTTGCCCAGGCGGCAGCCGACGTCCAGGGTGCGTCGGTGGTGGAGCTGGCGAGCGCGGTCGACGAGGCACCGTTCGGACTCGGGGACGGTGTGAACCGTGTCGAGCGCAAGCAGTACCGGGCGTATCAGTGGTTGCGGAACTTCGCCTGCCTCTGCCCGCCGCAGCGCAGCAAGCTGCTGGTCTACCTGAAGGTCGACCCGCAGGACGTCGACCTCGTGCCGGGATTCACCCGTGACGTGTCAGGTCTCGGTCACCACGGGACGGGTGATCTGGAGGTGCAGCTGCGTACGCCGAAGGACGTGGAGCGGGCGAAGGATCTGTTCCGGGCCAGCTACGCGGCGGCGTGATTGCCTGCCGGCCTCTGGTTTCTATGTGTCGTGGGGTGATGCCTTTCGACGTGCGAGTAGGGCGTGGCGGTGGACTACAGATGATGCGCGGGTTCGCCGGTTTGGCGAACAGGCGATCCCGCGCTATGTTGCCCCGCTCTTTTGTGCCGATGACCAGCGTGAACGGCTGGCAGCGCGGTTGGCCGCGACCGAGGGAGGGGCTGGCGGGCTCGTGATGAGGCTCGTTCTGCGTTTGGGGCTGGCGGTTTGTGGGCGGCGAAGGCCGGTTTCGTGGGCGAGGGTCTCGGAGAGGTTGGCCAGCAGCGAACTCGGGGTGTGCGGGGACGCGGTGACAGCCCAGGTGGGCCGGTCACGGTCGGGACCGGCCCAGACGGTCCAGGTGCCCAGGTTCTGTCTCGGGTGCTGGGCCGCGAAGGCATCGAACTGTACGCCAGCGTCTCCGCCGGGGGACGTCCAGCGGATCCACCGCTCGTCCACGGTGTGCTTTCATCCGGCGTCGGAGAGGGGCTGCGTGGCCGCGGTGAACATCTTCTCGTCCACCGGGGTGCCGATGGCGGTGTCCCAGCCGTCGCCGTCGGCGAGGTGATTCAGAAGCTGCTCCATTACCGGGGCAGGGGTGGCGCCGGTCGCGGTGAGGTGCCACATGCGGTCGGAGACGGGTGTCTCGTAGGCGGCCACGGTCCATGCTGTTTCGTGAGCGGGTGTTTCGTGGACGCGCTCGATGCGCAGGGCCTGGGACTCGTGGATGGCATGGGTCGTCGCGTCTGACCAGGTCCTTTCCCTGTCAAGTTCGGCGTGTTGCAGTAGACCGCGCTCGTGGGCTGCCTTGTGTCGATGAGCCCGATTCCCCCCAGGGCTAACCTCACGTAATTCCCCACCTCTCCGAGGCGTCAGACCGTGTCACGTCCCTGCCGTGCTGCTGTAGTCCTAGGCCGGAGGTCGGTAGGCAAGAGACGCATGGCACCACAAAATTGGCGATGTGACATCTCGTAGCTTCGATGTGGACACGTTCCTGCAGCAGCCGCTCACCGCTCGCCTAGCCACCAATGGGCCCACCGTGCGCCCGGTCTGGTTCTTGTGGGAGGACGGTGCATTCTGGGTGCTGACGGGTCCGTGGACCCGGTTGTTCGACCGGGTGAAGAACGATCCGGACGTCGCGCTCGTGGTGGATGAATGCGATCTCGTGACGGGATGTGTCCGGCAGGTGATCGCGAGGGGGCGGGCTGAGCTCGTGCCGTTCGACGTGCCGAGAGGCCGACGCAAGCTGGTCCGCTATCTGGGGGTGGATGAGGCTCTCTGGGATGCGCGGTTCGTGGGCTATCTGTATGACAATCCGGGTGAACGAGGCACGATGTGGCTGCGTTTGAGGCCCGCCTCGCTCAGGGTCCAGGACCTCAGTTATGCCGTCGTCCCGTCCTGAGACTGATGTCGCTGGCTGGGGTGGGAGAGTCGCCAACGCCGACCAGGTCATCGACATGGGGACGCGGCGGCGGCGTCGCAGGCGGAACCATCGTCGCCACTGGCACCCCCGACAGAGCCACCGGCCGCTACACCGCGACCACCTGAGCCCGGAGCGGACGGATTGACCGCAGCCGCCCGTGGTCAGGCGAGGGCAAGTCTTTCCAGCTTCCTGGTGTCGACGCTGTCACGGCCGCCTTCGGCCGGGCACTGCTCCAGGGCGATCGCGGCCAGGGTGTCCGCGGCTGGTGGCGTTGTTGACGGTCGCGAGTCGGGTGAGAGGACAAGTCGAGTCACCGTGCCGCTCTCAAAACCGTGCCTGACCCACCCTGTTGAGCCACTGCGATCACAGCTCCGGGGAGCCCAGTGAAGTGATCTGATTCACAACCTGTCACAGCGACCGGCTATGCGGTGACTTAAGGCCGAACACCTGGAACCGAAGGAGGCGCCATGACTGGGAACACGCATGTGCTCGTGATCGGTGGCGGATACGCCGGCGTGATGGCCGCGAACCGGCTGACGCAGCGCGACGACGTGACGGTGACGCTGATCAACCCGCGCCCGGATCTTGTCCACCGGGTCCGCCTGCACCAGTTGGTGGGCGGGTCCGACGACGCGGTCGTCGCGTACGAGGACGTCCTGGCCGAGCGGGTCCGGCTGGTGGTCGACACCGTGACCCGGATCAACGCGGCCGAGCGCAGCGTGACGCTGTCGGCTGGCGGCACGCTCGGCTACGACTACCTGATCTACGCGGTGGGCAGTGGCAGCGCCGAACCGAGCGTGCCGGGGGCGGCTGAATTCGCTTACCCGATCGCCACCCTGGAGGCGGCGCAGCGGCTGCGTGCCGTCCTCGAAGCCACGCCGGAGACGGCCCCGGTGACGGTGGTCGGCGCCGGTCCCACCGGCATCGAGACCGCCGCCGAACTGGCGGAACAGGGCCGCCAAGTGACCCTGGTCTGCGGCGGAGCTCTCGGCCCGTACCTGCACACGCGGGGCCGGCACTCGGTGGCGAAGCGGCTGGCCGCGCTCGGTGTGACGGTCGTCGACGGCTCGGACACGAAGGTGACGGCGGTGACCGGCGACGCCGTACGGCTCGCCGAGGGCCGTGAGCTGCCGAGCGAGATCACCGTCTGGACCGTCGGTTTCGGCGTTCCCGACCTGGCCGCGCGCAGCGGGCTGAGCACCGACGCGGTGGGGCGCCTGCTCACGGACGAGACGCTGACGAGTGTGGACGACGCGCGCATCGTCGCGGCCGGGGACTCGGCGGCACCCTCCGGCCTGCCGCTGCGGATGAGCTGCCTCAATGCGACGCCGCTGGGCGCGCGGGCCGCCGACACGGTGCTCAGCCAGCTCGCGGGTGAGCAGCCGGAGAACCTCCACCAGTCGATGTACGCCCAGTGCATCAGCCTGGGGCGAAGCGCGGGCATCTACCAGTTCGCCAACAGGTCCGACGTCGCGGTGCGGCTGTACATCGACGATGGCTTGGGCGCCCGGATCAAGGAAATGGTTTGCCAGGGCATCCCCAAGCACCTGGCCGGGGAGGCGCACAAGCCCGGTTCGTTCAGGCTGCACCGCATGCCGGGAGGCGTCGCCAAGCGCAAGCAGATGCTGCGCGCCCACCGCGCCGGGACACCGGCCGCAGCCGACCGGGCAGCCTGACCGGTGGGTGCTGGGGAGGATCTTGCTGTGGACGCACGCGAACGCGATCGGCCGCCACGCCCGACTGCGAAGGACGAGGAGAAGGGACGAGAGATGAGCGACGACGCCACCGACCCGGCGACCGAGGCATTCCTCGCCCACCGCAACCTGCTGTTCACCGTCGCCTACGAGGTACTCGGATCGGCGGCCGACGCCGAGGACGTCCTCCAGGAGACCTGGCTGCAATGGGTTAAGGCCGACCCGGGCCAGGTGCGCGACCAGCGCGCCTTCCTCGTCCGGATCACTACCCGCCAGGCGCTCAACCGGCTGCGTACCATCAAGCGCCAGCGGGAGGCGTACGTCGGCTCCTGGCTGCCCGAGCCGCTGCTCACCGCGCCGGACGTGGCCCAGGACATCGAGCTCGCCGAGAGCGTTTCGATGGCGCTCATGCTCGTCCTCGAGACGCTGTCACCGACCGAGCGTGCCGTCTTCGTGCTGCGTGAAGCCTTCGACATCGGCTACGACGAGATCGCCGAGGCCGTCGACAAGAGCCCCGCGGCCGTCCGCCAGATCGCCCACCGCGCCCGCCGGCACGTCGACGCCCGCCGCCCCCGCCGGGTGGTCTCCTCGAACGAGGGCCAGGCGGTCCTGGAATCGTTCCACCACGCGGTCGAAACCGGGGACTCGCACGCCCTCCTTGAGGTCCTCGCACCTGAGGTCGTCCTGATGAGCGACGGCGGCGGCATCAAACACGCCGCGCTGCGGCCGGTGGCCGGCGCCGATCGGGTGGCCCGGATGTTCGGCGGCGGCATCGGCAAGGTCGAAGGCGCGATCACCACCGAACCGACCGTGATCAACGGCAACCCGGCGCTCCTCGTCCGACTGGACGGAGAGATCGACGGCGTCATGGCGATCAGTGTCCAGGACGCCCTCATCACCGGCCTCTACTACGTCCGCAACCCCGAGAAACTGTCCCGCCTCACATCCGCGACCCCGCTCACCCTGCGCTGAACACCGACGGTCCCCGACCGCGGAAGTCAATCCTTCCAACGCAGCGGACCTGGCCTACCTCGCCCTGGCCGCATGGCGTGGGGCCGCTTCAGCCGCGAGTCCTTCACCAGCTGACCCGCCAGGGGGACAACCGATGAGCCACTCAAGCGAGCGAAGAGGAGAAATCATGAAGGCAGTGCGTTACCACTCCTACGGCGGCAGCGATGTCCTCGTCTACGAGGAAGCAGGCCGACCGGTGCCAGGCGTGGGCCAAGTAGTGGTGCAGGTGGCCGGCACCTCGTACAACGACGCGGACTCGGGCCTCCGCGCGGGATTGCGACAGGACATGCTCCCCCTGGCCTTGCCGCACATTCCCGGCCTCGACCTGGCCGGAGTCATTACCGCGCTCGGCGAGGGGGTGTCCGAGTGGAGGGTGGGGGACGCGGTGGTCGCGCTGCTGCCGGCGGACGCCCCCGGCGCGGCCGCCGAATACGTCGCCGTATCCGCCGAGGCGCTGGCCACCGCCCCCCACACCGTCGGGCTGGCCGACGCCGCGGCCCTGCCTCTCGTCGGGCTGACTGCATGGCAGGCCCTGTTCGAACACGCCGACCTCAAGCCTGGGCAGAGCATCCTGATCAACGGTGCGGGCAGCGCAGTGGGCGGGTACGCCGTCCAGCTTGCCGCGCAGGCTGGTGCCATCGTGACCGCGACCGCCGGTGCGCGCAGCCGCGACCGTGTCCGCTCCTATGGCGCTGACCGGATCGTCGACTATGCCGTGACCCCCGTTGTGCAGGCGCTGGCCGGGCAGCACTTCGACGTGGTGCTGCAGCTGGCTCCCGCCGGTCCCGAGGAGAACGCGCACCTGGTGGACCTGGTCGCCGACGGCGGAGCCTTCGTCAGTGTCACCACTCCAGGCCCGCAGGATGCCGGGCGCGGGGTGCGCGCGGTGCACGTGTTCGGGCGCAGCGACGCCGCCCAGCTCACCGAACTGGTCGCCCGCGTCGACGCCGGAGAGCTGGTGATCGAGGTGGCCGAGCGGCTGCCACTGGCCGACCTGGCCACGGTCCACGCCCGTGCCGCCGGCCGGTTCGCCCGGATCGCCGAGTTGGCCGCCCGGGCCGAGGGCGGAGTCCTGGCCGAGCGGCTGCGTGCCGACCCGGCCGCGGTCCGCGCCCCGGCTGCCGCCGGAGAGCTGGTCGGCAAGACCGTCCTGACCCCCTGACCCGAGCGACGCCGGCGCCAGCCCGGTGACCGTGATGGCGCCCCTCTGAAACGGCAGGGTGATGCTCGCATCCTGCCCAGACGGGCTCAGTGGAGCGGGCCATCGGAA comes from the Streptomyces sp. NBC_00443 genome and includes:
- a CDS encoding MFS transporter; translation: MASAATAPPPSGNLKRIVAASLIGTTIEWYDFFLYGSAAALVFNKLFFPDSDPLVGTLLSFLTYAVGFAARPLGALVFGHYGDRLGRKKLLVLSLLLMGGATFAIGLLPTHATLGTAAPVLLTVLRLVQGFALGGEWGGAVLLVSEHGDARRRGFWASWPQTGAPAGQLLATGVLSLLTALLSDSAFVSWGWRIPFLLSGVLVIVGLWIRLSVDESPVFKQALAQAEARKVAHAAPAEKLPLVSVLRHHWRDVLVAMGARMAENISYYVITAFILVYATTSAGISKQTALNAVLIASAVHFAVIPAWGALSDRIGRRPVYLLGAVGVGLWMFPFFSLIDTGGFGNLILAVTVGLVLHGAMYAPQAAFFSEMFATRMRYSGASIGAQFASVAAGAPAPLIATALLSDYGNSTPIALYVIAAAVLTVIAVGLAKETRHRDLADIEPVDDAEPVTARSANAHTV
- a CDS encoding TerD family protein, coding for MNLVSTSFDVPAMDDYAYDWALVDVETSGLIARRDRVLSVAVITIGPDGEQTGEFSTLLNPGCDPGPVEVHGLTVERLRGAPTFDQVAGRIGAMLQDRVLVAHNAQFDYDFLAYEFARARMWLPVSQRLCTLALNRQVDPPTDDMKLGTLAAHYGVPQQRAHDALDDTRVLAGILRASLREAAQLDLPLPLVTCPPRAESQFTPKPPKTPCAYRNPGRLIPAGPLQQGMKVAITGETAHARAELVGRAVAAGLNMMTSVSRHTSVLVTNEPASDSAKARRALAEGVPVIDEHTFLRLLADVRPGTLHEATAVVAVPVAEPEAEPVVVPAELAPVTAPTAPLSEAATPHTAASGVSVPAPRQPEPSVGTLGKPLARRRVLVLGGAHADAAAARTRVVELGGSAAVNLSASVTDVVLLPGGEGDRRMSRITALGLPVHDLHWLTTPPATAPVEEVLRPQEPHVMPRGGVIDLPMPHGRPAREWYVTAGWAPHTDYEIDVVAFLLDEDEQVTFDEDFIFYGAPESPAGTVRLLTGGPAEQTIALNLASLPPATRKVVVAAAIDGAAAFGTVGAIQIGAAPGSSGAPLARATLDAATTERSMLLAEIYRRGPVWRLRAVGQGYDHGLDALARGYGVDIAD
- a CDS encoding DUF4277 domain-containing protein; translation: MEKRLGALPVVSEFTRRLDLSGIVDGVCPGGASALVTHRQVIEALVANRLTAPAPLVRVGDWARTWAV
- a CDS encoding DUF317 domain-containing protein; amino-acid sequence: MDERWIRWTSPGGDAGVQFDAFAAQHPRQNLGTWTVWAGPDRDRPTWAVTASPHTPSSLLANLSETLAHETGLRRPQTASPKRRTSLITSPPAPPSVAANRAASRSRWSSAQKSGAT
- a CDS encoding DUF317 domain-containing protein; the protein is MAAYETPVSDRMWHLTATGATPAPVMEQLLNHLADGDGWDTAIGTPVDEKMFTAATQPLSDAG
- a CDS encoding pyridoxamine 5'-phosphate oxidase family protein, which codes for MTSRSFDVDTFLQQPLTARLATNGPTVRPVWFLWEDGAFWVLTGPWTRLFDRVKNDPDVALVVDECDLVTGCVRQVIARGRAELVPFDVPRGRRKLVRYLGVDEALWDARFVGYLYDNPGERGTMWLRLRPASLRVQDLSYAVVPS
- a CDS encoding NAD(P)/FAD-dependent oxidoreductase — its product is MTGNTHVLVIGGGYAGVMAANRLTQRDDVTVTLINPRPDLVHRVRLHQLVGGSDDAVVAYEDVLAERVRLVVDTVTRINAAERSVTLSAGGTLGYDYLIYAVGSGSAEPSVPGAAEFAYPIATLEAAQRLRAVLEATPETAPVTVVGAGPTGIETAAELAEQGRQVTLVCGGALGPYLHTRGRHSVAKRLAALGVTVVDGSDTKVTAVTGDAVRLAEGRELPSEITVWTVGFGVPDLAARSGLSTDAVGRLLTDETLTSVDDARIVAAGDSAAPSGLPLRMSCLNATPLGARAADTVLSQLAGEQPENLHQSMYAQCISLGRSAGIYQFANRSDVAVRLYIDDGLGARIKEMVCQGIPKHLAGEAHKPGSFRLHRMPGGVAKRKQMLRAHRAGTPAAADRAA
- a CDS encoding RNA polymerase sigma-70 factor; the protein is MSDDATDPATEAFLAHRNLLFTVAYEVLGSAADAEDVLQETWLQWVKADPGQVRDQRAFLVRITTRQALNRLRTIKRQREAYVGSWLPEPLLTAPDVAQDIELAESVSMALMLVLETLSPTERAVFVLREAFDIGYDEIAEAVDKSPAAVRQIAHRARRHVDARRPRRVVSSNEGQAVLESFHHAVETGDSHALLEVLAPEVVLMSDGGGIKHAALRPVAGADRVARMFGGGIGKVEGAITTEPTVINGNPALLVRLDGEIDGVMAISVQDALITGLYYVRNPEKLSRLTSATPLTLR
- a CDS encoding NADP-dependent oxidoreductase, coding for MKAVRYHSYGGSDVLVYEEAGRPVPGVGQVVVQVAGTSYNDADSGLRAGLRQDMLPLALPHIPGLDLAGVITALGEGVSEWRVGDAVVALLPADAPGAAAEYVAVSAEALATAPHTVGLADAAALPLVGLTAWQALFEHADLKPGQSILINGAGSAVGGYAVQLAAQAGAIVTATAGARSRDRVRSYGADRIVDYAVTPVVQALAGQHFDVVLQLAPAGPEENAHLVDLVADGGAFVSVTTPGPQDAGRGVRAVHVFGRSDAAQLTELVARVDAGELVIEVAERLPLADLATVHARAAGRFARIAELAARAEGGVLAERLRADPAAVRAPAAAGELVGKTVLTP